A stretch of the Rosa rugosa chromosome 5, drRosRugo1.1, whole genome shotgun sequence genome encodes the following:
- the LOC133709039 gene encoding protein FLX-like 4 isoform X1, with the protein MAGRRHILPSFDRRPIQSPGMMRYGPLPGLGRAPGHRVLEPVPRAELLENKIAYQAAEIKQLAGDNHRLAATEVDLRRELVAAEEEVQTVKAHMRSIQTESDIQIRALLDKIVKKEQEIVAGEGVKKELQKAHMEAHSLVEARKELRIQIRQATDELQKACIEVKKLPDLHGELDSLRQEHERLRATFEYEKGRNIEQVEQMKAMEKNLMGMAGEVERLRAEVLNAEKRAQAPNPRNGGYMNPDSYYTATMPGASAYFDGYGRPYVSMGNRPLGEGIIQFASSSKQHAAAGIPTAGDGAIWGAAYNPLLGTASGGATVPTTGSSAVWGGAYDSALARYYLS; encoded by the exons ATGGCTGGGCGGCGACATATTTTACCATCCTTTGACAGACGCCCTATACAGTCTCCAGGGATGATGCGGTACGGGCCATTGCCTGGGTTAGGTCGTGCTCCTGGCCACCGAGTTTTGGAGCCAGTACCCCGTGCTGAACTACTGGAAAACAAAATTGCATATCAAGCAGCAGAGATAAAACAACTTGCAGGAGACAATCATAGACTGGCAGCTACTGAGGTGGATTTGAGGCGGGAGCTTGTAGCTGCAGAGGAGGAAGTTCAAACAGTCAAGGCACACATGAGAAGCATCCAGACTGAGAGCGACATCCAGATCCGAGCGTTGCTTGATAAGATTGTAAAAAAGGAACAGGAAATTGTAGCCGGTGAGGGTGTGAAGAAGGAATTGCAAAAGGCTCACATGGAAGCACACAGCTTGGTGGAAGCACGGAAAGAGCTAAGAATTCAAATTCGACAGGCCACTGATGAGTTGCAGAAAGCTTGTATTGAGGTTAAGAAACTGCCAGATCTGCATGGTGAACTTGATAGTTTGAGACAAGAACACGAGAGGCTGCG TGCTACTTTTGAATATGAAAAAGGTAGAAACATAGAACAAGTCGAGCAAATGAAAGCAATGGAGAAGAATCTAATGGGCATGGCAGGAGAAGTAGAAAGGTTGCGTGCTGAGGTCTTGAATGCAGAGAAGAGAGCACAAG CACCAAATCCACGTAATGGCGGTTACATGAATCCAGATTCTTATTACACTGCTACCATGCCAGGTGCTAGTGCGTATTTTGATGGTTATGGAAGGCCTTATGTTTCAATGGGTAATAGGCCACTGGGAGAGGGAATAATTCAATTTGCCAGCAGCAGCAAGCAGCATGCTGCTGCAGGTATTCCAACTGCTGGGGATGGTGCTATCTGGGGAGCAGCATATAATCCCTTGCTTGGCACTGCTTCTGGTGGTGCTACTGTCCCTACCACTGGGAGCAGTGCTGTTTGGGGAGGAGCATATGATTCAGCACTTGCTC GTTACTATTTATCATAA
- the LOC133709039 gene encoding protein FLX-like 4 isoform X2 — MAGRRHILPSFDRRPIQSPGMMRYGPLPGLGRAPGHRVLEPVPRAELLENKIAYQAAEIKQLAGDNHRLAATEVDLRRELVAAEEEVQTVKAHMRSIQTESDIQIRALLDKIVKKEQEIVAGEGVKKELQKAHMEAHSLVEARKELRIQIRQATDELQKACIEVKKLPDLHGELDSLRQEHERLRATFEYEKGRNIEQVEQMKAMEKNLMGMAGEVERLRAEVLNAEKRAQAPNPRNGGYMNPDSYYTATMPGASAYFDGYGRPYVSMGNRPLGEGIIQFASSSKQHAAAGIPTAGDGAIWGAAYNPLLGTASGGATVPTTGSSAVWGGAYDSALARQ, encoded by the exons ATGGCTGGGCGGCGACATATTTTACCATCCTTTGACAGACGCCCTATACAGTCTCCAGGGATGATGCGGTACGGGCCATTGCCTGGGTTAGGTCGTGCTCCTGGCCACCGAGTTTTGGAGCCAGTACCCCGTGCTGAACTACTGGAAAACAAAATTGCATATCAAGCAGCAGAGATAAAACAACTTGCAGGAGACAATCATAGACTGGCAGCTACTGAGGTGGATTTGAGGCGGGAGCTTGTAGCTGCAGAGGAGGAAGTTCAAACAGTCAAGGCACACATGAGAAGCATCCAGACTGAGAGCGACATCCAGATCCGAGCGTTGCTTGATAAGATTGTAAAAAAGGAACAGGAAATTGTAGCCGGTGAGGGTGTGAAGAAGGAATTGCAAAAGGCTCACATGGAAGCACACAGCTTGGTGGAAGCACGGAAAGAGCTAAGAATTCAAATTCGACAGGCCACTGATGAGTTGCAGAAAGCTTGTATTGAGGTTAAGAAACTGCCAGATCTGCATGGTGAACTTGATAGTTTGAGACAAGAACACGAGAGGCTGCG TGCTACTTTTGAATATGAAAAAGGTAGAAACATAGAACAAGTCGAGCAAATGAAAGCAATGGAGAAGAATCTAATGGGCATGGCAGGAGAAGTAGAAAGGTTGCGTGCTGAGGTCTTGAATGCAGAGAAGAGAGCACAAG CACCAAATCCACGTAATGGCGGTTACATGAATCCAGATTCTTATTACACTGCTACCATGCCAGGTGCTAGTGCGTATTTTGATGGTTATGGAAGGCCTTATGTTTCAATGGGTAATAGGCCACTGGGAGAGGGAATAATTCAATTTGCCAGCAGCAGCAAGCAGCATGCTGCTGCAGGTATTCCAACTGCTGGGGATGGTGCTATCTGGGGAGCAGCATATAATCCCTTGCTTGGCACTGCTTCTGGTGGTGCTACTGTCCCTACCACTGGGAGCAGTGCTGTTTGGGGAGGAGCATATGATTCAGCACTTGCTCGTCAGTAA
- the LOC133709039 gene encoding protein FLX-like 4 isoform X3 produces the protein MAGRRHILPSFDRRPIQSPGMMRYGPLPGLGRAPGHRVLEPVPRAELLENKIAYQAAEIKQLAGDNHRLAATEVDLRRELVAAEEEVQTVKAHMRSIQTESDIQIRALLDKIVKKEQEIVAGEGVKKELQKAHMEAHSLVEARKELRIQIRQATDELQKACIEVKKLPDLHGELDSLRQEHERLRATFEYEKGRNIEQVEQMKAMEKNLMGMAGEVERLRAEVLNAEKRAQGASAYFDGYGRPYVSMGNRPLGEGIIQFASSSKQHAAAGIPTAGDGAIWGAAYNPLLGTASGGATVPTTGSSAVWGGAYDSALARYYLS, from the exons ATGGCTGGGCGGCGACATATTTTACCATCCTTTGACAGACGCCCTATACAGTCTCCAGGGATGATGCGGTACGGGCCATTGCCTGGGTTAGGTCGTGCTCCTGGCCACCGAGTTTTGGAGCCAGTACCCCGTGCTGAACTACTGGAAAACAAAATTGCATATCAAGCAGCAGAGATAAAACAACTTGCAGGAGACAATCATAGACTGGCAGCTACTGAGGTGGATTTGAGGCGGGAGCTTGTAGCTGCAGAGGAGGAAGTTCAAACAGTCAAGGCACACATGAGAAGCATCCAGACTGAGAGCGACATCCAGATCCGAGCGTTGCTTGATAAGATTGTAAAAAAGGAACAGGAAATTGTAGCCGGTGAGGGTGTGAAGAAGGAATTGCAAAAGGCTCACATGGAAGCACACAGCTTGGTGGAAGCACGGAAAGAGCTAAGAATTCAAATTCGACAGGCCACTGATGAGTTGCAGAAAGCTTGTATTGAGGTTAAGAAACTGCCAGATCTGCATGGTGAACTTGATAGTTTGAGACAAGAACACGAGAGGCTGCG TGCTACTTTTGAATATGAAAAAGGTAGAAACATAGAACAAGTCGAGCAAATGAAAGCAATGGAGAAGAATCTAATGGGCATGGCAGGAGAAGTAGAAAGGTTGCGTGCTGAGGTCTTGAATGCAGAGAAGAGAGCACAAG GTGCTAGTGCGTATTTTGATGGTTATGGAAGGCCTTATGTTTCAATGGGTAATAGGCCACTGGGAGAGGGAATAATTCAATTTGCCAGCAGCAGCAAGCAGCATGCTGCTGCAGGTATTCCAACTGCTGGGGATGGTGCTATCTGGGGAGCAGCATATAATCCCTTGCTTGGCACTGCTTCTGGTGGTGCTACTGTCCCTACCACTGGGAGCAGTGCTGTTTGGGGAGGAGCATATGATTCAGCACTTGCTC GTTACTATTTATCATAA